The DNA segment GGAGTCCATCCAGGTAAATAAGTCATTCAGCAGCAGTAGCGTGTGGCCTGTTCCCGTCCCTCCCACTGCAGCTCCCTCCAAGAGGGGAAAGAAGAAGAAGGGCAGGCGGGGAGTCAAAGCCCTGAAAGTCCAGTCGGACCAGGGCTGTGCTGACAACAACGGACCCATTGAcctgatggaggaggtgagggacatcGAGGCTCACCTGAAGGAGGAGGACTGGAAGGTAGGATGGACTTCAAATGTATTGTAAATGTGAAAATTTGCGGTTCAGAATTATACTTGGACTGATAAATTGCCAAAACAGATAGTGGTTCCAtgtcttaaaatcaaatcaatcacatgtgccgaacacaacaagtgtagaccttaccgtgaaaccaacagtgcagttcaagaagagttaagaaaatatttcccaaataaactaaagtaaaaattaataataattaaagtaacacaataacgaggctaaatacagggggtatcggtttaaacagcatgatagaATAGATCCTAGAAtacaggatctctctgtattagtTTATGTATATACTAGTTCTATATGTATTTCTATGATGGGAGCATTGTTTTCTGGTCTACACCAAAGGTGGTACATGAGGTGAAGGCCATGGGCAGGAGAAGTTTGGGCTCGGTCATGTCCACGGGGGAAATAGCAACCAGCTCTCTGGGAAGCCTGAGCTCAGTGGATATGAACACCCCTGCGGAGCTCCGTGACTACTTGGATGTCGGGACCCCGGTCAAGTCGCTTGACAGCCCACCCAGGCCTGCTCCCCCTCCTACCAAGCCCAGGAGCAAACAGCCTCGGCCTATAAGGTTCCTTAGCCTGCCAAAGGCTGCCACCGGCTCAGGTCAGTCCCTCTCATGTTTTCACACAAATGTAAATAAGACAGGGAGATGAAgctaggtagagtgatagaaagacagtaggaagggaagggacacaaaTGGCTTTAGCCAGGGATAAGACATTTTTCCACACTTGATTTGCCTGTTTCACAGTGAGATAACTTTTACTCAAGGTTAATTGGACCCTGTTTCTGAGCAGGGAGAGCACCAAAAATATATGTGCTAAATTTAAAATGATATCATAATGAACTAGTGTTAAAAGCTACAAACAGATATGGAAATtagtaaatacataaataaatacatacagttcaTAGAGAGATAGATGTCTGCTGTCAACCCATAGACAAGATGGCAGCCAGTGAGCCAAAGGGTCAAATTAAGAACCAGGCCAGATTGCAGCCCCTGTCCAACCCAGAGCAGGCCCTGACTAAGACCTTCAAGCTGCTCCACTCTGCCTCTGATGACTGGTGAGCATTCACTGTAGACAAGACCAATGGAGCTAGGCTAAAGGAAGCACAGTGTAGTGTCCTTGGAAAAGTAGATTTGAGCTACAGAGCGTAGAAACTTCTGAAATTAAGAGACCAGAGTCCTAATTGATGAACATCATTTTAATGTTTTTGGAAAAGGTTGTGTAAAATGCTTACGTTTCTTTCACTGAATTGCAGGGAGAAGAAGATCGAGGGCTTGACCACTCTCCGTGTGATGGCTCAGAACCACATGGACATACTGATGCCTAAACTCCATGATATCTGCCTTGCCATTATAAATGAGGTAGCTGTATTCATTCACTGCCCTATTCATTCATCTGCACAAATCTGCTACATTTGGAGAACAAGTCAAATTATTGTTTCATGTTTCTGATGTTCGTGGGTTGTTCTGCTCAACATTAATAGCTGGTCCTGTACATGTTATTATGATTTAGGTGAAGAACCTGCGCTCTGCAGTGTCCTGTGCTGCCATGGCCACACTGGGTGACATGTACGTGCACCTCCAGAGGGCCATGGACAGTGAGGTGGAGGGGACGGCACGCGTGCTGCTGCACAAAGCCAGCGAGGCCAACGCCTTCATCCGGCAGGGCGCCAACTTTGCCCTGGGTCACATGGTGCAGAGCTGCACCCCTACACGTGTCATGAATGCCCTGCTGGTCGGTGggctgaggtaaagagggagagaggtcaaTTAACACTCACTAAGGGGTAGATCCGGACTTCCACAAATTATCCCATTATCCAAGCCTCAAAATTGAAaagattgaaatactgctagtttttaattaactgcctttttcatcaGCATGCTAGGTTATTCCACAACACTTCCGGCAGCAACTCACCCCAACGCTAGACGTCACATTTGAATGGaatcacatttttttgttatgtcttatACTTCCTTGTGTTGTGTACTTCTTATTTTACCATTGCGTTATTTAGATTATTTTTAGCCATTGGTGGAGAGGTACTGTCTACTGATGTGTGCTAGCGTGGGAGTCACaagtcatttataaacatttataaagtatATATAGTGAACACTTTAGATTAGGGGCTATTAGTGAGGCACTGAGGTATTCGTAAGTACATGTACTCACATTCATAAATGCACTCATTAATAAATACACCATTTGTgacatttataaatacatttataaatatgtatataaatGGTGAGTCAAACCATTAATCAACCATTAACAAATGCCTTGACAGTAACTCCTTTATAACTGGTTTATAGTACATTAGTAGTACATTATTAATCATTTACAAATTGTGAACATACTATGATCAAACACCTCATgaacaaatcatttaaaatagCGTTTTTAAATGTGTAAATAACTATTTATAGATTTCTTATTGACATTTACAAAGGTAGGAATAATGATTCATAAATGGTAAGTAAACCCTTTTACAAACAGTTTATAAATGGTATATTAAGGGACCTTAATATAAAGTCTTACCCAACATTTTGATCCATCGATGAGACTTCATCAATACAATCCATTATCATTCATCTCCTAACTCATGTATCTCTATGATATGTAACTGATGTGC comes from the Oncorhynchus kisutch isolate 150728-3 unplaced genomic scaffold, Okis_V2 scaffold1334, whole genome shotgun sequence genome and includes:
- the LOC116366021 gene encoding TOG array regulator of axonemal microtubules protein 2-like isoform X1; the encoded protein is MKSVIENLRKQNMALNQQDDQDKFSSFGYQESYPIAEGHRGFISDARLLQMQRAEREAMEAKQRKISAIHENYVRTALIGVGSTFAHHFVPSIQCIPRPKAPPRPLPRRLEHIALAPLKNVVGVDGAQVRPGSHSLESIQVNKSFSSSSVWPVPVPPTAAPSKRGKKKKGRRGVKALKVQSDQGCADNNGPIDLMEEVRDIEAHLKEEDWKVVHEVKAMGRRSLGSVMSTGEIATSSLGSLSSVDMNTPAELRDYLDVGTPVKSLDSPPRPAPPPTKPRSKQPRPIRFLSLPKAATGSDKMAASEPKGQIKNQARLQPLSNPEQALTKTFKLLHSASDDWEKKIEGLTTLRVMAQNHMDILMPKLHDICLAIINEVKNLRSAVSCAAMATLGDMYVHLQRAMDSEVEGTARVLLHKASEANAFIRQGANFALGHMVQSCTPTRVMNALLVGGLSHRNAAVRSCTAQHLERLAEVMGTARLLSGKKDLTDRFLIAVSKLAVDPSQEVRHHGRNILSNMATNGDFPKMWDKFAPRKERESLREVISKVNLKERRSSLLQSLQNHRWTAPFLALHGTSSVTSLVTCGVTSGMTTATSSGKGKKRIRM
- the LOC116366021 gene encoding TOG array regulator of axonemal microtubules protein 2-like isoform X3, whose protein sequence is MKSVIENLRKQNMALNQQDDQDKFSSFGYQESYPIAEGHRGFISDARLLQMQRAEREAMEAKQRKISAIHENYVRTALIGVGSTFAHHFVPSIQCIPRPKAPPRPLPRRLEHIALAPLKNVVGVDGAQVRPGSHSLESIQVNKSFSSSSVWPVPVPPTAAPSKRGKKKKGRRGVKALKVQSDQGCADNNGPIDLMEEVRDIEAHLKEEDWKVVHEVKAMGRRSLGSVMSTGEIATSSLGSLSSVDMNTPAELRDYLDVGTPVKSLDSPPRPAPPPTKPRSKQPRPIRFLSLPKAATGSDKMAASEPKGQIKNQARLQPLSNPEQALTKTFKLLHSASDDWEKKIEGLTTLRVMAQNHMDILMPKLHDICLAIINEVKNLRSAVSCAAMATLGDMYVHLQRAMDSEVEGTARVLLHKASEANAFIRQGANFALGHMVQSCTPTRVMNALLVGGLSHRNAAVRSCTAQHLERLAEVMGTARLLSGKKDLTDRFLIAVSKLAVDPSQEVRHHGRNILSNMATNGDFPKMWDKFAPRKERESLREVISKVNLKERNI
- the LOC116366021 gene encoding TOG array regulator of axonemal microtubules protein 2-like isoform X2 — its product is MQRAEREAMEAKQRKISAIHENYVRTALIGVGSTFAHHFVPSIQCIPRPKAPPRPLPRRLEHIALAPLKNVVGVDGAQVRPGSHSLESIQVNKSFSSSSVWPVPVPPTAAPSKRGKKKKGRRGVKALKVQSDQGCADNNGPIDLMEEVRDIEAHLKEEDWKVVHEVKAMGRRSLGSVMSTGEIATSSLGSLSSVDMNTPAELRDYLDVGTPVKSLDSPPRPAPPPTKPRSKQPRPIRFLSLPKAATGSDKMAASEPKGQIKNQARLQPLSNPEQALTKTFKLLHSASDDWEKKIEGLTTLRVMAQNHMDILMPKLHDICLAIINEVKNLRSAVSCAAMATLGDMYVHLQRAMDSEVEGTARVLLHKASEANAFIRQGANFALGHMVQSCTPTRVMNALLVGGLSHRNAAVRSCTAQHLERLAEVMGTARLLSGKKDLTDRFLIAVSKLAVDPSQEVRHHGRNILSNMATNGDFPKMWDKFAPRKERESLREVISKVNLKERRSSLLQSLQNHRWTAPFLALHGTSSVTSLVTCGVTSGMTTATSSGKGKKRIRM
- the LOC116366021 gene encoding TOG array regulator of axonemal microtubules protein 2-like isoform X4, producing the protein MKSVIENLRKQNMALNQQDDQDKFSSFGYQESYPIAEGHRGFISDARLLQMQRAEREAMEAKQRKISAIHENYVRTALIGVGSTFAHHFVPSIQCIPRPKAPPRPLPRRLEHIALAPLKNVVGVDGAQVRPGSHSLESIQVNKSFSSSSVWPVPVPPTAAPSKRGKKKKGRRGVKALKVQSDQGCADNNGPIDLMEEVRDIEAHLKEEDWKVVHEVKAMGRRSLGSVMSTGEIATSSLGSLSSVDMNTPAELRDYLDVGTPVKSLDSPPRPAPPPTKPRSKQPRPIRFLSLPKAATGSDKMAASEPKGQIKNQARLQPLSNPEQALTKTFKLLHSASDDWEKKIEGLTTLRVMAQNHMDILMPKLHDICLAIINEVKNLRSAVSCAAMATLGDMYVHLQRAMDSEVEGTARVLLHKASEANAFIRQGANFALGHMVQSCTPTRVMNALLVGGLSHRNAAVRSCTAQHLERLAEVMGTARLLSGKKDLTDRFLIAVSKLAVDPSQEVRHHGRNILSNMATNGDFPKMWDKFAPRKERESLREVISKVNLKERT